One Halosegnis longus DNA window includes the following coding sequences:
- a CDS encoding ABC transporter ATP-binding protein, translating to MATLELNNLHAEVAEEGGETILRGVDLEVSSGEIHALMGPNGSGKSTTAKIVAGHPAYRVTEGEVLLHLNEAEFEDDDIDIDEEDLTWDLLELEPNERAALGIFLAFQYPAEIEGVTMVNFLRTALNAKIEEREELFEDDDGDDEEEEDAGYDTSPMEGDVDEGEVGVAEFQQLLQEKMELLDMDEKFAQRYLNAGFSGGEKKQNEVLQAAILEPSIAVLDEIDSGLDIDRLQDVANGINALRDEVGTGVLQITHYQRILDYIEPDYVHIMLDGKVVKEGDAELAKELEEKGYDWVREEVYETA from the coding sequence ATGGCAACACTCGAACTCAACAACCTCCACGCAGAGGTGGCCGAGGAGGGTGGCGAGACCATCCTTCGCGGCGTCGACCTAGAAGTATCCTCGGGCGAGATTCACGCGCTCATGGGGCCGAACGGCTCGGGCAAGTCCACGACGGCGAAAATCGTCGCCGGACACCCGGCGTATCGCGTCACCGAGGGGGAAGTGCTGCTCCACCTCAACGAGGCGGAGTTCGAGGACGACGACATCGACATCGACGAGGAGGACCTGACCTGGGACCTGCTCGAACTCGAACCGAACGAGCGCGCCGCGCTCGGAATCTTCCTCGCCTTCCAGTATCCCGCCGAAATCGAGGGCGTGACGATGGTGAACTTCCTGCGAACGGCCCTCAACGCGAAAATCGAAGAGCGCGAGGAGCTGTTCGAGGACGACGACGGCGACGACGAGGAAGAAGAGGACGCCGGCTACGACACGTCCCCGATGGAAGGTGACGTGGACGAGGGCGAGGTCGGCGTCGCGGAGTTCCAGCAGCTCCTCCAGGAGAAGATGGAACTGCTCGACATGGACGAGAAGTTCGCACAGCGATACCTCAACGCCGGCTTCTCCGGCGGCGAGAAGAAGCAAAACGAGGTGCTGCAGGCGGCCATCCTCGAACCCTCGATTGCGGTGCTCGACGAGATCGACTCCGGGCTCGACATCGACCGCCTGCAGGACGTTGCCAACGGCATCAACGCCTTGCGCGATGAAGTCGGCACGGGCGTCCTCCAGATCACCCACTACCAGCGTATCCTCGATTACATCGAGCCGGACTACGTCCACATCATGCTCGACGGGAAAGTCGTGAAGGAAGGCGACGCAGAGCTCGCAAAGGAGCTCGAAGAGAAGGGGTACGACTGGGTCCGCGAGGAAGTGTACGAGACGGCCTAA
- the sufB gene encoding Fe-S cluster assembly protein SufB translates to MSSDQDHLKETETEARFEFKKEESSAFKTEKGLTEETIRVISEDKDEPEWMLERRLRALKQFQQMPMPTDWPGQPDLSEVDIADIVPYIRPDIETRGGAEDWDDLPEEIRDTFDKLGIPEAERNALSGVGAQYESEIVYQNMQEQWEEKGVVFCDMDKAVQEHEELVKEYFMTKNVPASDNKFAALHGAIWSGGSFVYVPEDVTVQMPIQAYFRMNSEGMGQFEHTLIIAEENSEVHYIEGCSAPKYSHFNLHSGGVEVFVGEGAHVQYSTVQNWSKNTYNLNTKRAIVEKDGTMEWVSGSMGSKATMLYPSSVLKGPGATDNHITIAFAGEGQNIDTGAKVYHNAPNTKSTIESKSISKDGGRTNYRGLVHIADGAENSSTSVECDALMFDNESTSDTMPYMEIQESKVDVAHEATVGKIGDEDVFYLQSRGLDDDDAKQMIVAGFIEPITEELPIEYAVELNRLIELEMEGSLG, encoded by the coding sequence ATGAGTTCAGATCAAGACCACCTCAAAGAGACCGAGACCGAGGCCCGCTTCGAGTTCAAGAAGGAGGAGTCGTCCGCCTTCAAGACGGAGAAGGGGCTGACCGAGGAGACGATCCGCGTCATCTCGGAAGACAAAGACGAACCCGAGTGGATGCTGGAGCGCCGGCTCCGCGCCCTCAAGCAGTTCCAGCAGATGCCGATGCCGACGGATTGGCCCGGCCAGCCGGACCTGTCCGAGGTCGACATCGCCGACATCGTCCCGTACATCCGCCCGGACATCGAGACGCGCGGCGGCGCGGAAGACTGGGACGACCTCCCGGAAGAGATTCGCGACACCTTCGACAAGCTCGGCATTCCGGAAGCAGAGCGCAACGCCCTCTCCGGCGTCGGTGCACAGTACGAGTCCGAGATTGTGTACCAGAACATGCAAGAGCAGTGGGAGGAGAAGGGCGTCGTCTTCTGTGACATGGACAAGGCCGTCCAGGAGCACGAAGAGCTCGTCAAGGAGTACTTCATGACGAAGAACGTCCCCGCCAGCGACAACAAGTTCGCCGCGCTCCACGGCGCAATCTGGTCGGGGGGCTCGTTCGTCTACGTCCCGGAAGACGTGACGGTGCAGATGCCGATTCAGGCGTACTTCCGCATGAACTCTGAGGGGATGGGCCAGTTCGAGCACACGCTCATCATCGCCGAGGAGAACTCCGAGGTCCACTACATCGAGGGCTGTTCGGCACCCAAATACAGCCACTTCAATCTCCACTCCGGCGGCGTCGAGGTGTTCGTCGGCGAGGGAGCACACGTCCAGTACTCCACGGTGCAAAACTGGTCGAAGAACACGTACAACCTCAACACCAAGCGCGCCATCGTCGAGAAGGACGGGACGATGGAGTGGGTCTCCGGCTCCATGGGGTCGAAGGCGACAATGCTGTACCCGTCGTCCGTGCTGAAGGGTCCGGGCGCGACCGACAACCACATCACCATCGCCTTCGCGGGCGAGGGGCAGAACATCGACACCGGCGCGAAGGTGTACCACAACGCGCCGAACACGAAATCCACCATCGAGTCGAAGTCCATCTCGAAGGACGGCGGCCGGACGAACTACCGCGGTCTCGTCCACATCGCCGACGGCGCGGAGAACTCCTCCACGTCCGTCGAGTGTGACGCCCTGATGTTCGACAACGAGTCGACCTCCGACACGATGCCGTACATGGAGATTCAGGAGTCGAAGGTCGACGTGGCCCACGAGGCGACCGTCGGCAAAATCGGCGACGAGGACGTGTTCTACCTCCAGTCGCGCGGTCTCGACGACGACGACGCAAAGCAGATGATCGTCGCCGGCTTCATCGAGCCGATTACGGAGGAACTCCCCATCGAGTACGCCGTCGAACTGAACCGACTCATCGAACTCGAGATGGAGGGATCGCTCGGATGA
- the sufD gene encoding Fe-S cluster assembly protein SufD, which produces MSTQVHASVDEATVRQLSEELGEPEWLLETRLDALDALSELDFPDVIQTPGRLWTDLSDLDYDSLVDPLNAAEEKDQVGPDDVEVLSFAEAVDEHEDLLKEHFGSVVDPQTNYLTALSTALFSTGTVVHVPEKVDAEDVKVRTTMNSRSLFNYTLVVAEESSSVTLLERQDSAELRSADRSSGQSPREETGDDVEGNRYYSGLVEVSAGENAYVQYGSLQNLDQTTYNYQLKEGVADTYGQVDFIDCNAGSRLSKSSVETHLEGDSSETKIVGAFYGHEDQHFDIDARVWHRNENTTADLVTRGVIDDEARSVYEGVQDVGRDAWNTSSYQRENTLMLSDESEADASPKLIINNHDTEASHSATVGQVDDEDMFYMASRAVPERTAKNMLVEGFYVPVLEEIEVDELRDDFRALVRERLANRE; this is translated from the coding sequence ATGAGCACGCAGGTACACGCCTCAGTCGACGAGGCGACGGTCCGCCAGCTCTCCGAGGAACTCGGCGAGCCGGAGTGGCTGCTGGAGACGCGACTCGACGCGCTCGATGCGCTCTCCGAGCTTGATTTCCCGGACGTCATCCAGACGCCGGGGCGGCTGTGGACGGACCTCTCGGACCTCGATTACGATTCGCTCGTCGACCCGCTCAACGCGGCCGAGGAGAAAGATCAGGTCGGTCCCGACGACGTCGAGGTGCTCTCCTTCGCGGAGGCCGTCGACGAACACGAGGACCTGCTCAAGGAACACTTCGGCTCCGTCGTCGACCCGCAGACGAACTACCTAACCGCGCTCTCGACGGCGCTGTTCTCGACGGGGACGGTCGTTCACGTCCCCGAGAAGGTCGACGCGGAGGACGTGAAGGTCCGCACAACGATGAACAGCCGCTCGCTGTTCAACTACACGCTCGTCGTCGCCGAGGAGTCGTCGTCCGTGACGCTGCTCGAACGACAGGATAGCGCGGAGCTACGCTCCGCGGACCGTTCGAGCGGGCAGAGCCCGCGAGAAGAGACGGGCGACGACGTGGAGGGCAACCGCTACTACAGCGGGCTCGTCGAGGTATCGGCGGGCGAGAACGCGTACGTCCAGTACGGCTCGCTCCAGAACCTCGACCAGACGACGTACAACTACCAGCTGAAGGAGGGCGTCGCCGACACCTACGGACAGGTGGACTTCATCGACTGTAACGCCGGCTCCCGACTGTCGAAGTCGAGCGTCGAGACGCACCTCGAGGGCGACAGCTCCGAGACGAAGATCGTCGGCGCCTTCTACGGCCACGAGGACCAGCACTTCGACATCGACGCGCGGGTCTGGCACCGCAACGAGAACACGACGGCCGACCTCGTGACGCGTGGCGTCATCGACGACGAGGCGCGCTCCGTCTACGAGGGCGTCCAGGACGTCGGTCGCGACGCGTGGAACACCTCCTCGTACCAGCGGGAGAACACGCTGATGCTCTCCGACGAGAGCGAGGCCGACGCGTCTCCGAAGCTCATCATCAACAACCACGACACCGAGGCCTCCCACTCCGCGACGGTGGGCCAGGTGGACGACGAGGACATGTTCTACATGGCCTCGCGTGCCGTGCCGGAACGGACGGCCAAGAACATGCTCGTCGAGGGGTTCTACGTCCCCGTCCTCGAGGAAATCGAGGTCGACGAGCTGCGCGACGACTTCCGGGCGCTCGTCCGCGAGCGTCTCGCGAACCGAGAGTAA
- a CDS encoding rubrerythrin, whose translation MSLSYPVANDHQLARLLQIGMVLEEVIEARAGKHYETLGEDERDEEVETLLEHAATESARHRGELEALIDALDADPVAYEEIEQLVAARYESDTDTDGVLYDQLANEETAYKFYDDLIEAIEGSSVEFTIERETLLDTLREIRADEKAGVEDVTQLMETR comes from the coding sequence GTGAGTCTCTCCTATCCGGTCGCCAACGACCACCAGCTCGCGCGGCTCCTCCAGATTGGGATGGTGTTAGAGGAAGTCATCGAGGCGCGGGCGGGGAAACACTACGAAACGCTCGGCGAGGACGAGCGCGACGAGGAGGTCGAGACGCTGCTCGAACACGCGGCGACCGAGTCGGCACGCCACCGCGGGGAACTCGAAGCGCTCATCGACGCGCTCGACGCCGACCCCGTCGCCTACGAGGAGATCGAACAGCTCGTTGCGGCCCGCTACGAGTCGGACACCGACACCGACGGCGTGTTGTACGACCAGCTCGCTAACGAGGAGACCGCCTACAAGTTCTACGACGACCTCATCGAGGCAATCGAGGGGTCGAGCGTGGAGTTCACGATCGAGCGCGAGACGCTGCTCGACACCCTCCGAGAGATTCGCGCGGACGAGAAAGCCGGCGTCGAAGACGTGACCCAACTGATGGAGACACGATGA
- a CDS encoding metal-dependent transcriptional regulator yields MNTQRQYLKAVYLIQEATDGPASTGAIADTVDVSPASANEMIGKLQERGLADHEKYKGVSLTDEGIMRAREALETYCIIERFLVEVLEVEEDAFRGEAKQLESVIDDTVADRLDTIIDRAEQCPDCFDADADMCSLLESELPSSEAAD; encoded by the coding sequence ATGAACACACAGCGACAGTATCTCAAAGCGGTGTATCTGATTCAAGAAGCGACCGACGGCCCGGCCTCGACGGGGGCGATTGCCGACACCGTCGACGTGTCGCCGGCCAGCGCGAACGAGATGATTGGCAAGCTCCAGGAGCGCGGCCTTGCCGACCACGAGAAGTACAAGGGTGTCTCGCTCACCGACGAGGGCATCATGCGAGCGCGGGAAGCTCTCGAAACGTACTGTATCATCGAGCGGTTCCTCGTCGAGGTGCTCGAAGTCGAGGAGGACGCCTTCCGCGGGGAGGCCAAGCAACTGGAGTCGGTCATCGATGATACGGTCGCCGACCGTCTGGACACGATCATCGACCGCGCCGAGCAGTGTCCCGACTGCTTCGACGCCGACGCCGACATGTGCTCGCTGCTCGAATCCGAACTGCCGAGTTCGGAAGCCGCCGACTGA
- a CDS encoding HNH endonuclease codes for MNRGRFCSHDCRSTWLSQNRTGPAHHQWVAEEGSYSGAWWQVRSRALERDEHTCQHCGAGVEELGQNPDVHHITPVRTFEDPDDAHHLDNVVCLCRTCHPKVEAGSLPCPEI; via the coding sequence ATGAACCGCGGTCGGTTCTGTTCTCACGACTGTCGGTCTACGTGGCTGTCACAGAACCGAACTGGACCAGCACACCATCAGTGGGTGGCTGAGGAAGGGAGTTACAGCGGAGCGTGGTGGCAGGTTCGGTCCCGTGCGCTTGAACGCGACGAACACACCTGTCAACACTGCGGTGCTGGAGTAGAGGAACTCGGGCAAAACCCAGACGTTCACCACATCACACCGGTCCGGACTTTTGAGGACCCAGACGATGCTCACCACCTCGATAACGTCGTCTGTCTCTGTCGAACGTGTCACCCGAAAGTGGAAGCCGGTTCGCTTCCCTGCCCCGAGATTTAA
- a CDS encoding alanyl-tRNA editing protein — MTDALYLDSSDTRRFEATVERSLDDRVVLDRTHFYPEGGGQPADHGTLATDDREWTVTDVQKSDTIYHRVTGEPPAEGAVVTGAIDAERRDTLTRYHTAQHLLSAILLDEYDAPTRGNQIYTDYARLDAAYDRFDETDLADIEAQMNAHVEADRGVRWYTLDRETAESELDPERTRIELLPESITELRIVEIDGEDGIFDRTACAGTHVEQTGDIGAVEITERESAGAGEERIRFEVE, encoded by the coding sequence ATGACCGACGCGCTGTATCTCGATTCCTCGGACACGCGCCGCTTCGAGGCGACCGTCGAACGCAGCCTCGACGACCGAGTCGTCCTCGACCGGACGCACTTCTATCCGGAGGGCGGCGGCCAGCCGGCAGACCACGGTACGCTCGCGACCGACGACCGCGAGTGGACCGTCACCGACGTACAGAAGTCAGATACTATCTACCACCGGGTCACCGGCGAGCCACCCGCCGAAGGTGCGGTCGTCACCGGAGCCATCGACGCCGAGCGGCGAGACACGCTAACGCGATACCACACCGCCCAGCATCTCCTTTCGGCGATACTGCTCGACGAGTACGACGCCCCGACCCGCGGCAATCAGATTTACACCGACTACGCCCGACTCGATGCGGCCTACGACCGATTCGACGAGACCGACCTCGCGGACATCGAAGCTCAGATGAACGCGCACGTCGAGGCCGACCGCGGCGTTCGGTGGTACACTCTCGACCGCGAGACGGCAGAATCCGAACTCGACCCGGAACGCACCCGCATCGAACTCCTTCCCGAGTCGATAACCGAGCTCAGAATCGTCGAAATCGACGGAGAAGACGGTATCTTCGACCGCACGGCCTGTGCGGGAACGCACGTCGAACAGACGGGTGACATCGGTGCAGTGGAGATTACGGAGCGAGAAAGCGCCGGCGCGGGGGAAGAGCGGATTCGCTTCGAGGTGGAGTGA
- a CDS encoding HD domain-containing protein: protein MGVEIQENPVTDEEFEEMAGFVHDYLAASVETEQEGGRMRWYPWHSAEYRFNHIRNVTSIARHIAREEGANEDVTRVAAIFHDVAKLEADQDEHAEVGANIARQYLESHGDYPDSFIDQVCGAVRDHSFQGDLRDVPLEARCLMEADLLDKVGANGTMLMLLRMGYEARTHMDANEMVGRVLERGEDAVARIVSDTAESIAHQRLKRVRWFKEWLEAEIAEMERIETPIDG, encoded by the coding sequence ATGGGTGTTGAGATACAGGAAAACCCCGTCACGGACGAGGAGTTCGAGGAGATGGCCGGATTCGTGCACGATTATCTCGCGGCGTCGGTCGAGACCGAACAGGAGGGCGGACGGATGCGCTGGTACCCGTGGCACTCCGCCGAGTACCGGTTCAACCACATCCGCAACGTGACGAGCATCGCCCGCCACATTGCCCGCGAGGAGGGCGCAAACGAGGACGTGACCCGCGTCGCGGCCATCTTCCACGACGTTGCGAAGCTGGAGGCCGACCAGGACGAACACGCCGAGGTCGGCGCGAACATCGCCCGGCAGTATCTGGAGTCGCACGGCGACTACCCCGACTCGTTCATCGACCAGGTGTGTGGCGCGGTTCGCGACCACTCGTTCCAGGGAGACCTGCGCGACGTGCCACTGGAGGCGCGGTGTCTGATGGAGGCCGACCTGCTCGATAAGGTCGGTGCGAACGGGACGATGCTGATGTTGCTCCGGATGGGGTACGAGGCCCGAACGCACATGGACGCCAACGAGATGGTTGGCCGCGTGCTCGAACGCGGTGAGGACGCCGTCGCGCGCATCGTCTCCGACACTGCCGAGTCGATCGCTCACCAGCGGCTCAAGCGCGTCCGGTGGTTCAAGGAGTGGCTCGAAGCCGAAATCGCTGAGATGGAGCGCATCGAGACGCCCATCGACGGCTAA
- a CDS encoding LysE family translocator, translating to MDTVVSLLAGMVFGLALAAPPGPMNAVIAEEAVVRGRLAGARAGLGAATADFVFFLLALFGVVTFIEQFQRLRGVMVLVGGCLMLYYAYGAIEDVQDTYTGETAPAEGKGFQKAFVLALTNPYQIVFWLTVGVGLLEPGRIDVLAEASASLAGVLVVETGSPALLVGLFAGIGLWVTAFPAALAAAKARIDALAPVVAYLSAAVLAGFGCYFLYDGTATLGLI from the coding sequence ATAGACACCGTCGTCTCGCTGCTCGCCGGGATGGTGTTCGGTCTGGCGCTCGCTGCGCCGCCCGGCCCGATGAACGCCGTCATCGCCGAGGAGGCCGTCGTCCGTGGGCGACTCGCCGGCGCACGCGCGGGACTCGGCGCGGCGACCGCCGACTTCGTCTTCTTCCTGCTCGCTCTGTTCGGCGTCGTCACGTTCATCGAGCAGTTCCAGCGGCTTCGAGGGGTGATGGTTCTCGTCGGGGGGTGTCTCATGCTGTATTACGCCTACGGCGCAATCGAGGACGTACAGGATACCTACACTGGTGAGACGGCACCGGCAGAAGGGAAAGGCTTCCAGAAGGCGTTCGTCCTCGCGTTGACGAACCCCTACCAGATCGTCTTCTGGCTCACGGTCGGCGTCGGGCTACTCGAACCTGGACGCATCGACGTGCTCGCGGAGGCGTCGGCGTCGCTCGCGGGCGTTCTCGTCGTCGAGACGGGGTCGCCCGCGCTGCTCGTCGGACTGTTTGCGGGTATCGGTCTCTGGGTGACGGCGTTTCCGGCCGCGCTCGCGGCGGCGAAGGCACGCATCGACGCGCTCGCGCCGGTCGTCGCGTATCTCTCGGCCGCGGTGCTTGCCGGGTTCGGCTGTTACTTCCTCTACGACGGCACCGCGACGCTCGGACTGATTTAG
- a CDS encoding geranylgeranyl reductase family protein, whose product MSTHTADVAIVGAGTSGCYAATTLARAGYDTVIVERKDEQEAGHIACGDALKGANKFPEAIPKSALEPAFTNTDVDHGRFEAPSQGVELDIPVPGELAVIDRYKYGRILLETAADAGVEFHYDTVVQDVTQEDGRVTGFTGRRKGEPITYEAEMVIDGAGALSILQDKADFSEATFDTNVRYSQFSSAYREVLEVEEPVEWDDALVLKPTKRSAGYLWYFPRTPTEINVGLGFQMSEEPMKLVQDLREDISKRPEFEGAEVKDKLGAALPTRRTYDSATAPGYIAAGDSAAHVNPISGGGIAGAAYAGKYAAEQAMHAIEHDAVGDEDELWEYNTKVMDHFGARYAALDVYNIFAMANGIDDLTALAGVIPGEQIANALYSGSSGMSIPLAIKTAWKARGHLDTVYDLYQTKGLADRLLDHYESYPDSPAGIASWRAERDAIMDDVYAKTGAEAKY is encoded by the coding sequence ATGAGTACGCACACCGCCGATGTCGCAATCGTCGGTGCGGGCACGAGCGGCTGTTATGCCGCGACGACGCTCGCACGGGCCGGCTACGACACTGTCATCGTCGAGCGGAAAGACGAGCAGGAGGCCGGCCACATCGCCTGTGGTGACGCCCTGAAGGGCGCAAACAAGTTCCCCGAGGCGATTCCGAAGTCGGCGCTCGAACCCGCCTTCACCAACACTGACGTGGACCACGGTCGCTTCGAGGCCCCGAGTCAGGGCGTCGAGCTCGACATCCCAGTTCCCGGAGAGCTGGCCGTCATCGACCGCTACAAGTACGGTCGTATCCTCCTCGAAACGGCCGCCGACGCCGGCGTCGAGTTCCACTACGACACCGTCGTGCAGGACGTGACACAGGAAGACGGCCGCGTCACCGGCTTCACCGGTCGCCGGAAGGGAGAGCCGATTACCTACGAGGCCGAGATGGTCATCGACGGCGCAGGGGCTCTCTCCATCCTGCAGGACAAGGCCGACTTCTCCGAGGCGACCTTCGACACGAACGTCCGCTACTCGCAGTTCTCCTCCGCGTACCGCGAGGTCCTCGAAGTGGAGGAGCCGGTCGAGTGGGACGACGCGCTCGTGCTCAAGCCGACCAAGCGGTCTGCCGGCTATCTCTGGTACTTCCCGCGCACGCCGACCGAAATCAACGTCGGACTCGGGTTCCAGATGAGCGAGGAACCGATGAAGCTCGTCCAGGATCTGCGCGAAGACATCAGCAAGCGCCCCGAGTTCGAGGGCGCAGAGGTGAAAGACAAGCTCGGCGCGGCGCTGCCGACCCGTCGGACCTACGATTCTGCGACCGCGCCGGGGTACATCGCCGCCGGCGACTCGGCCGCGCACGTCAACCCGATTTCCGGCGGTGGTATCGCCGGTGCCGCCTACGCCGGCAAGTACGCCGCAGAGCAGGCGATGCACGCCATCGAGCACGACGCCGTCGGCGACGAGGATGAACTCTGGGAGTACAACACCAAGGTGATGGACCACTTCGGCGCGCGGTATGCGGCCCTCGACGTGTACAACATCTTCGCGATGGCAAACGGTATCGACGACCTGACCGCCCTCGCCGGCGTCATTCCCGGCGAGCAGATTGCGAACGCCCTCTACTCCGGTTCGTCGGGAATGTCGATTCCCCTCGCGATCAAGACCGCCTGGAAGGCACGCGGCCACCTCGACACCGTCTACGACCTCTACCAGACGAAGGGACTCGCCGACCGGCTGCTCGACCACTACGAGTCGTACCCCGACTCGCCGGCCGGTATCGCGTCGTGGCGGGCCGAACGCGACGCCATCATGGACGACGTGTACGCGAAGACCGGCGCGGAAGCGAAGTACTGA
- a CDS encoding 2Fe-2S iron-sulfur cluster-binding protein: MTEYTVEFVGTGETITCSETETILSRCLEEGIAQEYSCRVGMCLACTAKIHDGEVEQTIVEKRGFTEEEAEEYALTCMARPKSDLKLERGVYPPSIENDAATGEAGSAFADD, encoded by the coding sequence ATGACCGAGTACACCGTGGAGTTCGTCGGCACCGGCGAGACGATTACCTGCTCCGAGACGGAGACCATCCTCTCGCGGTGTCTGGAGGAGGGTATCGCACAGGAGTACTCCTGTCGCGTCGGCATGTGTCTGGCCTGTACGGCCAAGATTCACGACGGTGAGGTCGAACAGACCATCGTCGAGAAGCGCGGCTTCACGGAGGAGGAAGCCGAGGAGTACGCACTCACCTGCATGGCGCGCCCGAAATCTGACCTGAAACTCGAACGCGGCGTCTACCCGCCGAGCATCGAGAACGACGCCGCGACGGGAGAGGCCGGCTCCGCGTTCGCCGACGACTAA
- a CDS encoding amidase: MDTRSAVEIAEGVKAGDISPVALVEEMLARIEERNDRTNAYVTVIEDEAREAAASAETAAEAGEDLGPLHGVPLALKDLYAHKAGVRTTFGAKPFADHIADEDAIITERLEAAGAIVLGKTNTPEFGHKPRTDNKLVGATGTPFAPDRIAGGSSGGSAAALADGLATIATGSDVGGSLRVPASCCHVASVKPSFGLVPNGSGIDTFSSHTPTGVTGPMARTVEDLAVMLDVVAGQDDRDPFSVPTDGGYHAAVETATTDVSLAYASDLGGLFTIEDAVSEQVERALDAVENDGATVETVGVDGPSKGDLNHAFSLQATAKFATLAENVEREYGIDLAGEHADDVSSSLLATIALGEGHDAVEHNAQNVVRTAMYEAIEAAIGDHDALVCPTLAVPPFPLEEDDPTEIAGEPANGTLTDWSLPWVFNVTGHPVVSVPAGLTDDGLPVGLQLVGNRYTEKQLLATARAFERANPWLDAYPDS, translated from the coding sequence ATGGACACGCGAAGTGCAGTGGAGATCGCCGAGGGCGTGAAGGCCGGCGACATCTCGCCGGTAGCACTGGTCGAGGAGATGCTGGCCCGTATCGAGGAGCGCAACGACCGCACGAACGCCTACGTGACGGTCATCGAAGACGAGGCACGCGAGGCCGCAGCGAGCGCCGAGACAGCGGCCGAGGCCGGGGAGGACCTCGGTCCGCTCCACGGCGTTCCGCTCGCACTAAAAGACCTCTACGCCCACAAGGCAGGCGTCCGGACGACGTTCGGTGCGAAGCCGTTCGCAGACCACATTGCCGACGAGGACGCGATCATCACCGAACGGCTCGAAGCCGCGGGAGCTATCGTCCTCGGGAAGACGAACACGCCGGAGTTCGGTCACAAGCCGCGGACCGACAACAAGCTCGTCGGCGCGACCGGGACGCCCTTTGCCCCCGACCGCATCGCGGGCGGCTCCTCCGGCGGGTCCGCCGCGGCGCTTGCCGACGGACTGGCGACGATCGCCACCGGCTCGGACGTGGGCGGCTCGCTGCGCGTCCCGGCCTCCTGTTGTCACGTCGCCAGCGTGAAGCCCTCGTTCGGACTCGTGCCCAACGGCTCGGGCATCGACACGTTCTCCTCGCACACCCCGACGGGCGTGACGGGACCGATGGCACGGACCGTCGAGGACCTCGCGGTCATGCTTGACGTGGTGGCCGGACAGGACGACCGCGACCCCTTCTCGGTCCCGACGGACGGGGGGTACCACGCGGCAGTAGAGACGGCGACGACCGACGTATCACTCGCGTACGCCTCCGACCTCGGCGGACTGTTCACCATCGAGGATGCCGTCTCTGAGCAGGTGGAGCGTGCACTCGACGCCGTCGAGAACGACGGAGCGACCGTCGAGACGGTCGGCGTCGACGGACCGTCGAAGGGCGACCTGAATCACGCGTTCTCGCTGCAGGCGACGGCGAAGTTCGCCACGCTCGCGGAGAACGTCGAGCGGGAGTACGGTATCGACCTCGCCGGCGAGCACGCCGACGACGTGTCGTCGTCGCTGCTCGCGACCATCGCGCTCGGCGAGGGTCACGACGCCGTCGAGCACAACGCCCAGAACGTCGTCCGGACGGCGATGTACGAGGCAATCGAAGCCGCTATCGGCGACCACGACGCGCTGGTCTGTCCCACGCTCGCAGTGCCTCCCTTCCCGCTCGAAGAAGACGACCCGACCGAGATCGCCGGCGAACCCGCGAACGGCACGCTCACCGACTGGTCGCTCCCGTGGGTGTTCAACGTCACCGGCCACCCGGTCGTCTCCGTCCCCGCGGGACTGACCGACGACGGGCTCCCGGTCGGCCTGCAGTTGGTCGGCAACCGCTACACGGAAAAACAGTTGCTCGCGACGGCACGGGCGTTCGAGCGGGCGAATCCGTGGCTCGACGCCTATCCGGATAGTTAG